One Paracoccaceae bacterium genomic region harbors:
- a CDS encoding winged helix-turn-helix domain-containing protein translates to MKRLYLIHRDAAFAKRCVAAFDPNEYEVEVFRNPDLALTAFFRRMPDAVILDISDESLDGIRIMHKMRATSTVPVILLTTNSEEIDEIMGLRLGADAVLRQSISTHLLAEWVKSLIKRHQELLGAGKDGKLIEKTLKAADLVMEPSRLVAYWREHEIPLTLTEFKLLSALAARPGVVKSRESLIELIHSNGEYVDERTIDSHVKRIRAKVREADPEFACIQTVYGIGYRFNAAKTDRKPRIESDLGAYPARLNG, encoded by the coding sequence ATGAAACGGCTTTACCTGATTCATCGCGATGCGGCCTTCGCCAAGCGCTGTGTTGCTGCGTTTGATCCGAACGAATACGAGGTCGAGGTGTTCCGCAATCCGGACCTCGCGCTGACCGCGTTCTTCCGTCGCATGCCGGATGCCGTGATCCTGGACATCAGCGACGAAAGCCTCGACGGCATCCGCATCATGCACAAGATGCGCGCCACGTCGACCGTCCCGGTCATCCTTCTGACGACGAACTCGGAAGAGATCGACGAAATCATGGGGCTGCGGCTGGGCGCGGATGCGGTGCTTCGGCAGAGCATCTCGACGCATCTTCTGGCGGAATGGGTGAAGTCGCTGATCAAGCGGCATCAGGAGCTTCTGGGCGCAGGCAAGGATGGCAAGCTGATCGAGAAGACGCTGAAGGCGGCCGATCTGGTGATGGAGCCCTCGCGGCTGGTGGCCTACTGGCGGGAACATGAAATTCCGCTGACCCTGACCGAGTTCAAGCTTCTTTCGGCCCTGGCCGCCCGCCCCGGCGTGGTCAAGTCGCGTGAATCGCTGATCGAACTGATCCACAGCAACGGCGAATATGTCGACGAGCGCACGATCGACAGCCATGTGAAGCGCATCCGCGCCAAGGTGCGGGAAGCGGATCCCGAATTCGCCTGCATCCAGACCGTCTATGGCATCGGCTACCGCTTCAACGCCGCCAAGACCGACCGCAAGCCGCGGATCGAATCCGATCTGGGCGCCTATCCGGCACGGCTGAACGGCTGA